The following are encoded in a window of Sphaerisporangium siamense genomic DNA:
- a CDS encoding phage tail sheath subtilisin-like domain-containing protein translates to MAALPGVSLTFEPRGSAEEPLRTDVAAFLGRLRRGPAGTPVRVESWNDVVGAFGPPDGRSVTPYALRGFFENGGRTAWVLRVTGPAATAGAVWEAGGGFAHARYRVVATGPGAWANGCRVAIRFQASTVAGPPTVSVRVTSPGEPPETFAGMPPAEVAARLAASRLVRLVPDAPPRPREPDDPISRAWDLTLTGGADAAPGRAEYLDAVRAQAELPEPALVALPDLGADLTGTDHTDTVLDLLGAAAASLDRLAVLDVPPAASSADDAVAWVRSLEATGDDALLSTAAVYHAGLRAPGAPGALPASGHVLGVIARLDGERGAHHTPANAVVLDAVDLADEFPEPQQVRLFEAGVNLVRCTRGRGLLVWGGRTLSAAPHGRYVAHRRLVHLLVRAIRRVALPLVFDVNAPELRLTLVRALTSVLLSAFRAGALAGARPEQAFRVTCDDTDNPPDQDPGLVVCEVEVAPAVPMEFVRLRLVLGQDRGLEVIEA, encoded by the coding sequence ATGGCAGCGCTCCCTGGCGTCTCCCTGACGTTCGAACCGCGCGGCTCCGCCGAGGAGCCGCTGCGCACGGACGTGGCCGCGTTCCTCGGCCGCCTGCGCCGCGGCCCGGCCGGCACCCCGGTGCGGGTGGAGAGCTGGAACGACGTCGTGGGCGCCTTCGGGCCGCCCGACGGCAGGTCGGTCACGCCGTACGCGCTGCGCGGGTTCTTCGAGAACGGCGGCAGGACGGCCTGGGTGCTGCGGGTCACCGGCCCGGCGGCGACCGCGGGCGCGGTGTGGGAGGCCGGGGGCGGCTTCGCCCACGCGCGCTACCGGGTGGTCGCGACCGGCCCGGGGGCGTGGGCGAACGGCTGCCGCGTCGCGATCCGGTTCCAGGCGAGCACGGTGGCCGGGCCGCCGACGGTGTCGGTGCGGGTGACCTCGCCCGGCGAGCCGCCCGAGACGTTCGCCGGCATGCCGCCCGCCGAGGTGGCCGCCCGGCTGGCCGCGTCCCGGCTGGTCCGGCTGGTCCCCGACGCCCCGCCCCGTCCCCGGGAACCGGACGACCCGATCTCGCGGGCCTGGGACCTGACGCTCACGGGCGGCGCCGACGCCGCGCCGGGCAGGGCCGAGTACCTGGACGCGGTGCGCGCGCAGGCCGAGCTGCCGGAGCCGGCGCTGGTCGCGCTGCCCGACCTCGGCGCGGACCTGACCGGGACCGACCACACCGACACCGTCCTCGACCTGCTGGGCGCGGCGGCGGCGTCCCTGGACCGGCTGGCCGTCCTGGACGTCCCGCCCGCGGCGTCCTCGGCGGACGACGCGGTGGCCTGGGTGCGGTCGCTGGAGGCGACCGGCGACGACGCCCTGCTGAGCACGGCGGCGGTCTACCACGCGGGGCTGCGGGCGCCCGGCGCCCCGGGCGCGCTCCCGGCGTCCGGGCACGTGCTCGGCGTGATCGCCAGGCTCGACGGCGAGCGCGGCGCGCACCACACCCCGGCCAACGCGGTGGTGCTGGACGCGGTGGACCTGGCGGACGAGTTCCCCGAGCCGCAGCAGGTCCGCCTGTTCGAGGCGGGCGTGAACCTGGTGCGGTGCACGCGCGGGCGCGGGCTGCTGGTGTGGGGCGGGCGCACGCTGTCTGCCGCGCCGCACGGCAGGTACGTGGCGCACCGGCGGCTGGTGCACCTGCTCGTGCGCGCGATCCGGCGGGTGGCGCTGCCGCTGGTGTTCGACGTCAACGCGCCCGAGCTGCGGCTGACGCTGGTGCGCGCGCTGACCTCGGTGCTGCTGTCGGCGTTCAGGGCGGGCGCGCTCGCGGGCGCGCGGCCCGAGCAGGCGTTCCGCGTGACCTGCGACGACACTGACAACCCGCCCGACCAGGACCCGGGCCTGGTGGTCTGTGAGGTCGAGGTCGCCCCCGCCGTCCCGATGGAGTTCGTCCGCCTGCGCCTGGTGCTCGGCCAGGACCGTGGCCTGGAGGTGATCGAGGCATGA
- a CDS encoding phage tail protein → MPPVIRDDPYAAYNFQVIVTNVSDDGVAVSGSFTEASGLELEIPPIEYRNGSEDITVRKIPGLKKFTNITLKRGITGHVGFFNWVVEALNGKVRRTSGSIILLDENRQEAMRWNFDRGWPTKYTGPTLSAAKNEIAMETLVLCVESLLIDA, encoded by the coding sequence ATGCCACCCGTGATCAGGGACGATCCCTACGCGGCATACAACTTCCAGGTCATCGTGACCAACGTCAGCGACGACGGGGTGGCGGTGAGCGGCTCGTTCACCGAGGCCAGCGGGCTGGAGCTGGAGATCCCGCCGATCGAGTACCGCAACGGCAGCGAGGACATCACCGTACGCAAGATCCCCGGGCTGAAGAAGTTCACCAACATCACGCTCAAGCGGGGCATCACCGGCCACGTCGGGTTCTTCAACTGGGTGGTCGAGGCGCTCAACGGCAAGGTGCGCCGCACGTCCGGCTCGATCATCCTGCTGGACGAGAACCGCCAGGAGGCGATGCGCTGGAACTTCGACCGGGGCTGGCCGACGAAGTACACCGGCCCGACGCTGAGCGCGGCCAAGAACGAGATCGCCATGGAGACGCTCGTGCTGTGCGTCGAGAGCCTGCTGATCGACGCCTGA
- a CDS encoding phage tail sheath C-terminal domain-containing protein: MPEYLSPGVYVEEIDAGPRPIAGVSTSTAGMAGVTLRGPYTGKPKLVTNFLEFQRTFGGFLPEPDAGVRDAWAGNPSEGGRWWLFPLAVKGFFDNGGQRLYVKRVASKHAAAASGALVHGLVSPVAGDAARGASSVELGHLIGFTGVGQRIEFFRGDDQRSIHTAQVAAYDVTARRIELDAPLPAELRPARGDYVQVGARGPERTLEFSAVSPGSWGGAVQVRVRPVVGAALPVLPDPQEGALFVTRLAEDAEADAETVEVAEVAGLDPDDLPADVWVLIGGARYKAQVGRPASGQVTLTFPSGTSHPEWREGLAVRRVRRGTTAGGGRTLRVGGAGRLYEDAVVQLDDGRNLTTLTVDTVAGDVVTFGAAVPGTLFETDRLYLVEARVDTRFTDPAGTTVEESFPNLRLTGDRPSGVVATLEARSRLVRARTLGGLSTDPARFPVPATGGWLTLADGSDSYDTLTVADFVGEDGGSGLRTGIAALEDIDEVAVCAVPGVWSGTVQSALITHCELLKDRFAILDPQDGLDIEGIQAFREPFDTKYAALYHPWLVTRDPSSDLDVEVPPSGHLAGIYARVDVERGVHKAPANVVIRGVRLTDGIAQDVTKRHQDLLNPKGINALRFFPGLGHRVWGARTLSSDPSWKYVNVRRLFLFLEESIDEGTQWVVFEPNDEALWALVRQTVTNFLTTVWRSGALAGTTAEEAFFVACDRSTMTEDDLRNGRLVCVIGVAPVFPAEFVIFRIQQKTRETQLA; this comes from the coding sequence ATGCCCGAGTATCTGAGCCCGGGGGTCTACGTCGAGGAGATCGACGCGGGGCCGCGGCCGATCGCGGGGGTGAGCACCAGCACGGCGGGCATGGCCGGGGTCACCCTTCGCGGTCCGTACACAGGAAAGCCCAAGCTGGTGACCAACTTCCTGGAGTTCCAGCGCACGTTCGGCGGGTTCCTCCCGGAGCCGGACGCGGGCGTCCGCGACGCGTGGGCGGGCAACCCGTCCGAGGGCGGCCGGTGGTGGCTGTTCCCGCTCGCGGTGAAGGGGTTCTTCGACAACGGCGGGCAGCGCCTGTACGTCAAGCGGGTCGCCAGCAAGCACGCCGCGGCGGCCTCGGGCGCGCTGGTCCACGGCTTGGTGAGCCCGGTCGCCGGGGACGCCGCCCGCGGGGCGTCGAGCGTGGAGCTCGGCCACCTGATCGGCTTCACCGGCGTCGGCCAGCGGATCGAGTTCTTCCGCGGCGACGACCAGCGGTCGATCCACACCGCGCAGGTCGCCGCCTACGACGTGACCGCCCGGCGCATCGAGCTGGACGCGCCGCTGCCCGCGGAGCTGAGGCCCGCGCGCGGGGACTACGTGCAGGTCGGCGCGCGCGGGCCGGAGCGGACGCTGGAGTTCTCCGCGGTGAGCCCGGGGTCGTGGGGCGGGGCCGTGCAGGTGCGGGTGCGGCCGGTGGTCGGCGCCGCGCTGCCGGTGCTGCCCGACCCGCAGGAAGGCGCGCTGTTCGTGACGCGGCTCGCCGAGGACGCCGAGGCCGACGCCGAGACGGTCGAGGTCGCCGAGGTGGCGGGGCTGGACCCCGACGACCTGCCCGCCGACGTGTGGGTGCTGATCGGCGGCGCCCGGTACAAGGCGCAGGTGGGCCGGCCCGCCTCCGGTCAGGTCACGCTGACCTTCCCGTCGGGGACCTCGCACCCGGAATGGCGCGAGGGCCTGGCGGTGCGCCGGGTGCGCCGGGGCACCACCGCCGGCGGCGGCCGGACGCTGCGCGTGGGCGGCGCGGGCCGCCTGTACGAGGACGCGGTGGTCCAGCTCGACGACGGCAGGAACCTCACCACCCTCACCGTGGACACGGTGGCCGGTGACGTCGTCACGTTCGGCGCGGCCGTGCCGGGCACGCTGTTCGAGACCGACCGGCTCTACCTGGTGGAGGCCCGGGTGGACACCCGGTTCACCGACCCGGCGGGGACGACGGTCGAGGAGTCGTTCCCGAACCTCCGGCTGACCGGCGACCGGCCGTCCGGCGTCGTGGCCACCCTGGAGGCGCGGTCCCGGCTCGTCCGGGCGCGGACGCTCGGCGGGCTGTCCACCGACCCCGCCCGCTTCCCCGTCCCGGCCACCGGGGGCTGGCTCACCCTGGCCGACGGGTCCGACTCCTACGACACGCTGACCGTCGCGGACTTCGTCGGCGAGGACGGCGGCAGCGGCCTGCGCACCGGGATCGCCGCCCTGGAGGACATCGACGAGGTGGCGGTCTGCGCGGTGCCCGGCGTGTGGTCGGGGACGGTCCAGTCCGCGCTGATCACCCACTGCGAGCTGCTGAAGGACCGGTTCGCGATCCTCGACCCGCAGGACGGGCTCGACATCGAGGGCATCCAGGCGTTCCGCGAGCCGTTCGACACCAAGTACGCCGCCCTGTACCACCCCTGGCTCGTCACCCGCGACCCCTCGTCCGACCTGGACGTGGAGGTGCCGCCGTCGGGGCACCTGGCCGGCATCTACGCCCGCGTGGACGTCGAGCGGGGCGTGCACAAGGCGCCGGCCAACGTGGTCATCCGGGGCGTCCGCCTCACCGACGGCATCGCCCAGGACGTCACCAAGCGCCACCAGGACCTGCTGAACCCCAAGGGGATCAACGCGCTGCGGTTCTTCCCCGGCCTCGGCCACCGGGTGTGGGGGGCGCGCACGCTGTCCTCCGACCCCTCGTGGAAGTACGTCAACGTCCGGCGGCTGTTCCTGTTCCTGGAGGAGTCGATCGACGAGGGCACCCAGTGGGTGGTGTTCGAGCCCAACGACGAGGCGCTGTGGGCCCTGGTCCGCCAGACGGTGACGAACTTCCTGACCACGGTCTGGCGCAGCGGGGCGCTGGCGGGCACGACCGCCGAGGAGGCGTTCTTCGTCGCCTGCGACCGCTCGACGATGACCGAGGACGACCTGCGCAACGGCAGGCTCGTGTGCGTCATCGGCGTCGCGCCGGTCTTCCCCGCCGAGTTCGTGATCTTCCGGATCCAGCAGAAGACCCGCGAGACCCAGCTCGCCTGA
- a CDS encoding carboxypeptidase-like regulatory domain-containing protein, which yields MSRFTPLARSVLHSPAWFVPFDDYARRVRTAGVTVELDRWTGEEWAPQDVAAVRTPSAALVYPGLGRRGGPWRGAPERHRARFSAAGYRPLYPADDEPFSSGLVGVEFLVHPYDDTHPPAAQTEPRLVRLLPSTSFPYPPGLRTAHGVVLDAASGAPVANALVEARGRTSRDLVPWHERTLTDATGAFRLALRWEGEKDDEDAAEETFRLRATERPGRTGSLVVRLPEDAGRRHVIEVRDQ from the coding sequence ATGAGCCGCTTCACGCCCCTCGCGCGGTCGGTGCTGCACAGCCCGGCCTGGTTCGTGCCGTTCGACGACTACGCCCGGCGGGTCCGCACGGCCGGCGTGACCGTCGAACTGGACCGGTGGACCGGCGAGGAATGGGCGCCGCAGGACGTCGCGGCGGTCCGCACGCCGAGCGCGGCCCTCGTGTACCCGGGCCTCGGCCGTCGCGGCGGGCCGTGGCGCGGCGCGCCGGAACGCCACCGGGCCCGCTTCTCGGCCGCCGGCTACCGGCCCCTGTACCCCGCCGACGACGAGCCGTTCTCGTCCGGCCTCGTCGGCGTCGAGTTCCTGGTGCACCCCTACGACGACACCCACCCGCCGGCGGCGCAGACCGAACCGCGGCTCGTCCGGCTGCTGCCGAGCACCTCCTTCCCCTACCCGCCCGGCCTGCGGACCGCGCACGGCGTCGTGCTGGACGCGGCGTCCGGGGCGCCGGTCGCGAACGCGCTGGTCGAGGCGCGGGGACGGACGAGCAGGGACCTGGTGCCGTGGCACGAGCGCACGCTGACCGACGCCACGGGCGCCTTCCGGCTGGCGCTGCGCTGGGAGGGCGAGAAGGACGACGAGGACGCCGCCGAGGAGACGTTCCGCCTGCGGGCCACCGAGCGGCCGGGCCGGACCGGCTCGCTGGTCGTGCGCCTGCCCGAGGACGCCGGCCGCCGGCACGTCATCGAAGTCCGCGACCAGTAA
- a CDS encoding DUF4255 domain-containing protein — translation MGDFGVIADVSTIIVRTLTQSLRGLSQDPPIAELHDLSEPVQTPPPKLTVFLYEIAEDPASRNRPPVRSRPPDAPTTRKPPMALLLRYLITPWGGDQPTQHRMLGRALQTFYDDAILDGTRLTGSLAASTDSLHVTLTPLTLDQKSWVWYAIQKPYRLSLNYEFRVVNLDAVAEQEIRPVHSRIVDGAATP, via the coding sequence ATGGGCGACTTCGGGGTCATCGCCGATGTGTCGACGATCATCGTGAGAACCCTGACCCAGTCCCTGCGCGGACTCAGCCAGGACCCGCCGATCGCGGAACTGCACGACCTGTCCGAGCCGGTCCAGACGCCGCCGCCCAAACTGACGGTGTTCCTCTACGAGATCGCCGAGGACCCGGCGTCGCGCAACAGGCCGCCGGTGCGTTCCCGGCCGCCGGACGCGCCCACCACCCGCAAGCCGCCGATGGCGCTGCTGCTGCGGTACCTGATCACCCCGTGGGGCGGTGACCAGCCGACGCAGCACCGCATGCTCGGCCGCGCCCTGCAGACGTTCTACGACGACGCCATCCTGGACGGCACGCGGCTCACCGGGAGCCTGGCGGCCTCGACGGACTCGCTGCACGTCACGCTGACGCCGCTCACCCTGGACCAGAAGTCGTGGGTCTGGTACGCGATCCAGAAGCCGTACCGGCTCTCGCTGAACTACGAGTTCCGCGTCGTCAACCTGGACGCCGTCGCCGAGCAGGAGATCCGGCCCGTGCACAGCCGGATCGTCGACGGGGCGGCCACGCCATGA
- a CDS encoding AfsR/SARP family transcriptional regulator, whose product MTTDTQVVSLRLLKGFALSVGQRRVSISSSAQRLVAFLALQDSPRARAYVAGTLWPEATVSRANANLRSSLWRAARMGHKVIEASAQELEIGKYISVDVRDAVARAHRLLDISRPCDDILTVHTLTVLSADLLPDWSESDWVLIEQEQYHQLRLHALEAMSERLTAARRHGEAVAAGLAAVRAEPLRESAHRVLVNAHLAAGNRAAAMRQYEQCRTVLRNELGLEPSQALKSLLNSCRRPTATAV is encoded by the coding sequence ATGACCACAGACACCCAAGTCGTTTCATTACGGCTGCTCAAGGGCTTCGCCTTGTCCGTCGGCCAGCGCCGCGTCTCGATATCGTCAAGCGCCCAACGGCTGGTCGCGTTTCTCGCGCTTCAGGACAGCCCGCGCGCCCGCGCCTATGTGGCGGGAACGCTCTGGCCCGAGGCCACGGTGTCCCGCGCCAACGCCAATCTCCGGTCGTCGCTGTGGCGCGCGGCGCGCATGGGCCACAAGGTCATCGAGGCGTCCGCGCAGGAGCTGGAGATCGGCAAGTACATCAGCGTCGACGTCCGCGACGCCGTCGCCCGCGCGCACCGGCTGCTCGACATCTCGCGCCCGTGCGACGACATCCTGACCGTGCACACGCTGACCGTCCTGTCGGCCGACCTGCTGCCCGACTGGTCCGAGAGCGACTGGGTGCTGATCGAGCAGGAGCAGTACCACCAGCTCCGGCTGCACGCGCTGGAAGCCATGTCGGAACGTCTCACCGCCGCCCGGCGGCACGGCGAGGCGGTCGCCGCGGGGCTCGCCGCCGTCCGCGCCGAGCCGCTGCGGGAGAGCGCCCACCGCGTGCTCGTCAACGCCCACCTCGCCGCCGGCAACCGCGCCGCCGCGATGCGCCAGTACGAACAGTGCCGCACCGTCCTCCGCAACGAACTCGGCCTGGAACCCTCCCAGGCACTCAAAAGCCTCCTCAACTCCTGCCGTCGCCCCACGGCCACCGCGGTATGA